One genomic region from Drosophila subpulchrella strain 33 F10 #4 breed RU33 chromosome 2R, RU_Dsub_v1.1 Primary Assembly, whole genome shotgun sequence encodes:
- the LOC119552091 gene encoding putative sodium-coupled neutral amino acid transporter 11 isoform X2 produces the protein MNDSRRNTATEFSYILQRQNNHQTHQQQGQPQQQHQGQQQHQGQQQQQQHRQPSQQQQQQPQQDAGLGDTLSSLPQASFNYINSIVGSGVIGIPYALHRAGFGLGLALLILVAYITDYSLILMVRCGHICGRFSYPGIMEAAYGKYGYYLLSLLQFMYPFLAMISYNVVVGDTLSKVLVRFFPSWGGSMGAVRLGVVFFVNVGVVMPLCLYKNVSRLARASFISLACVVFILFAVIIKLMSGDYKVTDTAESWRFANSDLIPATGIMVFAFMCHHNTFLVYQSMRDATMERWEKVTHISIGFAWTVAALFGIAGYSTFRALSQGDLLENYCWDDDLMNFSRVLFSISILLTFPIECFVSREIVRALVHRFVLKEPISEFTQDKDPSLEKGAIIDEYSKAITMAIVFSAFVISPMTDCLGSVLELNGLLAAIPLAYILPGLAYIQMEPHALLSREKLPALGLVVFGALVTILGAAVLLPGLMGGDCRSDIVMGYCRQEFQNSTAEN, from the exons ATGAACGACAGTCGACGCAACACGGCCACGGAATTCAGCTACATACTGCAGCGCCAG AACAACCATCAGACACATCAGCAACAGGGCCAGccgcaacagcaacatcaggggcagcagcaacatcaggggcaacagcagcagcagcaacatcggcagccctcgcagcagcagcagcaacaaccacaGCAGGATGCCGGACTGGGGGACACGTTGTCCTCGCTGCCACAGGCCTCGTTCAACTACATCAACTCCATCGTGGGCAGCGGCGTCATTGGCATACCCTACGCCCTCCACCGCGCCGGATTCGGCCTAGGATTGGCCCTCCTCATCCTGGTGGCCTACATCACCGACTACTCCCTCATCCTGATG GTCAGATGCGGCCACATCTGCGGCCGGTTCAGCTATCCGGGCATCATGGAGGCGGCCTACGGCAAGTACGGCTACTACCTGCTCTCCCTCCTGCAGTTCATGTACCCCTTCCTGG CCATGATATCCTACAACGTGGTGGTGGGCGATACGCTGTCGAAAGTGCTGGTCCGCTTCTTTCCCTCCTGGGGCGGTTCCATGGGCGCCGTGCGGCTGGGCGTGGTCTTCTTCGTCAACGTGGGCGTGGTAATGCCCCTCTGTCTCTATAAGAACGTCTCCCGACTGGCCCGCGCCAGCTTCATCAGCCTGGCCTGCGTGGTGTTCATCCTGTTTGCGGTCATCATCAAGCTCATGTCAGGCGATTATAAAGT GACGGACACGGCGGAGTCCTGGCGGTTTGCCAACTCGGATCTTATCCCGGCCACAGGAATTATGGTCTTTG CTTTCATGTGCCATCACAACACCTTCCTCGTTTATCAATCGATGCGCGACGCGACCATGGAGCGCTGGGAGAAGGTCACCCACATTTCGATTGGATTCGCCTGGACGGTGGCGGCCCTGTTCGGAATCGCCGGCTACTCCACCTTCCGCGCCCTGTCCCAAG GTGATCTGCTGGAGAACTATTGCTGGGATGACGACCTGATGAACTTCTCGCGTGTGCTCTTCTCCATATCGATACTGCTGACCTTCCCCATCGAGTGCTTCGTTTCCCGCGAG ATTGTGCGCGCCCTCGTCCATCGGTTCGTGCTGAAGGAGCCCATCAGCGAGTTCACCCAGGACAAGGACCCCAGCCTGGAGAAGGGGGCCATCATCGATGAGTACTCGAAAGCCATTACCATGGCCATCGTGTTCAGCGCCTTCGTCATCTCGCCCATGACCGACTGCCTCGGTTCTGTGCTGGAGCTGAAT GGTCTCCTGGCGGCCATACCCTTGGCCTACATCCTGCCCGGCCTGGCCTACATCCAGATGGAGCCCCATGCCCTGCTCAGCCGCGAGAAGCTGCCCGCCTTGGGCCTGGTGGTCTTCGGGGCCCTGGTCACCATCCTGGGGGCGGCGGTCCTGCTGCCAGGACTCATGGGCGGGGACTGCCGGTCCGATATTGTGATGGGCTACTGTCGGCAGGAGTTCCAGAACTCTACCGCCGAGAACTAA
- the LOC119552091 gene encoding putative sodium-coupled neutral amino acid transporter 11 isoform X1 — MNDSRRNTATEFSYILQRQGSDVSVAEAYAFDDFNNIMKNNHQTHQQQGQPQQQHQGQQQHQGQQQQQQHRQPSQQQQQQPQQDAGLGDTLSSLPQASFNYINSIVGSGVIGIPYALHRAGFGLGLALLILVAYITDYSLILMVRCGHICGRFSYPGIMEAAYGKYGYYLLSLLQFMYPFLAMISYNVVVGDTLSKVLVRFFPSWGGSMGAVRLGVVFFVNVGVVMPLCLYKNVSRLARASFISLACVVFILFAVIIKLMSGDYKVTDTAESWRFANSDLIPATGIMVFAFMCHHNTFLVYQSMRDATMERWEKVTHISIGFAWTVAALFGIAGYSTFRALSQGDLLENYCWDDDLMNFSRVLFSISILLTFPIECFVSREIVRALVHRFVLKEPISEFTQDKDPSLEKGAIIDEYSKAITMAIVFSAFVISPMTDCLGSVLELNGLLAAIPLAYILPGLAYIQMEPHALLSREKLPALGLVVFGALVTILGAAVLLPGLMGGDCRSDIVMGYCRQEFQNSTAEN; from the exons ATGAACGACAGTCGACGCAACACGGCCACGGAATTCAGCTACATACTGCAGCGCCAG GGCAGCGATGTGTCGGTTGCCGAGGCTTATGCATTCGATGACTTCAATAATATAATGAAG AACAACCATCAGACACATCAGCAACAGGGCCAGccgcaacagcaacatcaggggcagcagcaacatcaggggcaacagcagcagcagcaacatcggcagccctcgcagcagcagcagcaacaaccacaGCAGGATGCCGGACTGGGGGACACGTTGTCCTCGCTGCCACAGGCCTCGTTCAACTACATCAACTCCATCGTGGGCAGCGGCGTCATTGGCATACCCTACGCCCTCCACCGCGCCGGATTCGGCCTAGGATTGGCCCTCCTCATCCTGGTGGCCTACATCACCGACTACTCCCTCATCCTGATG GTCAGATGCGGCCACATCTGCGGCCGGTTCAGCTATCCGGGCATCATGGAGGCGGCCTACGGCAAGTACGGCTACTACCTGCTCTCCCTCCTGCAGTTCATGTACCCCTTCCTGG CCATGATATCCTACAACGTGGTGGTGGGCGATACGCTGTCGAAAGTGCTGGTCCGCTTCTTTCCCTCCTGGGGCGGTTCCATGGGCGCCGTGCGGCTGGGCGTGGTCTTCTTCGTCAACGTGGGCGTGGTAATGCCCCTCTGTCTCTATAAGAACGTCTCCCGACTGGCCCGCGCCAGCTTCATCAGCCTGGCCTGCGTGGTGTTCATCCTGTTTGCGGTCATCATCAAGCTCATGTCAGGCGATTATAAAGT GACGGACACGGCGGAGTCCTGGCGGTTTGCCAACTCGGATCTTATCCCGGCCACAGGAATTATGGTCTTTG CTTTCATGTGCCATCACAACACCTTCCTCGTTTATCAATCGATGCGCGACGCGACCATGGAGCGCTGGGAGAAGGTCACCCACATTTCGATTGGATTCGCCTGGACGGTGGCGGCCCTGTTCGGAATCGCCGGCTACTCCACCTTCCGCGCCCTGTCCCAAG GTGATCTGCTGGAGAACTATTGCTGGGATGACGACCTGATGAACTTCTCGCGTGTGCTCTTCTCCATATCGATACTGCTGACCTTCCCCATCGAGTGCTTCGTTTCCCGCGAG ATTGTGCGCGCCCTCGTCCATCGGTTCGTGCTGAAGGAGCCCATCAGCGAGTTCACCCAGGACAAGGACCCCAGCCTGGAGAAGGGGGCCATCATCGATGAGTACTCGAAAGCCATTACCATGGCCATCGTGTTCAGCGCCTTCGTCATCTCGCCCATGACCGACTGCCTCGGTTCTGTGCTGGAGCTGAAT GGTCTCCTGGCGGCCATACCCTTGGCCTACATCCTGCCCGGCCTGGCCTACATCCAGATGGAGCCCCATGCCCTGCTCAGCCGCGAGAAGCTGCCCGCCTTGGGCCTGGTGGTCTTCGGGGCCCTGGTCACCATCCTGGGGGCGGCGGTCCTGCTGCCAGGACTCATGGGCGGGGACTGCCGGTCCGATATTGTGATGGGCTACTGTCGGCAGGAGTTCCAGAACTCTACCGCCGAGAACTAA
- the LOC119550782 gene encoding leucine-rich repeat-containing protein 34 yields MCEVVLPCEYNPLACPPSPEKSRLFTILLLYCWQREYDERPYRQFQFKRLQFEERIGRKYHCIRDFRIIVNYLLRRPQLSVKMSSLNVSNWDAGLLKDFARSLIPVWYIDLNLMHFPHEFFVMLRLNANKMNVSQLSLEGTPLTDDDVRILREFLLISRTLRRLNVSHCSLTQYNFALIADGVHKSLGLRSLKAGRILGMSLSLDTEKIASVLGSLLMQNTLWSLSLEHCELTAQDMIPIAEYLALPTSTFRRLRIACNKIGPDGAFFLLRGMSMGGLLELLDISYCSIGTHGGEWVAKYLTSCRQLRTLHLNNNEMEPDAVNLILLAMKKRCKLDRLTLYGNQFDSRTAMIVRRLLDAEVVLHSELDISYTYDEALEDYRVVPWR; encoded by the exons ATGTGCGAAGTGGTCCTGCCGTGCGAGTACAATCCGTTGGCCTGTCCTCCTTCGCCAGAGAAAAGCCGTCTGTTCACGATCCTGCTCCTCTACTGTTGGCAGCGGGAGTACGACGAGCGACCCTATCGACAGTTCCAGTTCAAGCGACTCCAGTTCGAGGAGCGGATCGGTCGGAAGTATCACTGCATTCGCGACTTCCGGATCATAGTCAACTATCTTCTGCGGCGTCCTCAATTGTCCGTGAAAATGTCCAGCCTGAATGTTAGCAACTGGGATGCGGGTCTGCTAAAGGACTTTGCCCGCTCCCTGATCCCAGTTTGGTATATTGACCTCAATTTGATGCACTTTCCCCACGAGTTCTTCGTCATGCTACGTCTCAATGCGAATAAGATGAATGTCAGTCAGCTGAGTTTGGAGG GAACGCCCCTTACCGACGACGATGTGCGTATCCTGCGGGAATTCCTCCTGATCAGCAGGACCCTGCGCCGGCTGAACGTGTCCCACTGCAGTCTGACCCAGTACAACTTCGCCTTGATCGCCGACGGAGTGCACAAGTCGCTGGGATTGCGGAGCCTGAAGGCCGGAAGGATCCTGGGAATGAGTCTCAGCCTGGACACGGAGAAGATTGCCTCCGTGCTGGGTTCGCTGCTGATGCAGAACACCCTCTGGAGTCTGTCCTTGGAACACTGCGAGTTGACTGCCCAGGACATGATTCCCATTGCCGAGTACCTGGCTCTGCCCACATCGACATTCCGTCGTCTGCGCATCGCTTGCAACAAGATCGGTCCGGATGGAGCCTTCTTCCTGCTGCGCGGCATGTCCATGGGTGGGCTGCTGGAACTGCTGGACATTAGCTACTGCTCCATTGGCACCCACGGTGGCGAGTGGGTGGCCAAGTACCTCACCTCGTGCCGCCAGCTGCGAACGCTGCACTTGAACAACAACGAAATGGAACCGGATGCAGTGAACCTCATCCTGCTGGCCATGAAGAAGCGCTGCAAGCTGGACCGCCTGACATTGTATGGCAACCAGTTTGACTCGCGTACCGCCATGATAGTGCGCCGTTTGCTGGACGCCGAGGTGGTGCTGCACTCGGAGTTGGACATCAGCTACACCTACGACGAGGCTCTCGAGGATTACAGGGTGGTGCCTTGGAGATAG